A window of Acipenser ruthenus chromosome 32, fAciRut3.2 maternal haplotype, whole genome shotgun sequence genomic DNA:
aaaaaaGTAGGAGTCGATTAAAAAGACTGGAGTCGAGGCTTTGAAAACGTCTCGTTGTGAGgcgatgtttttgtttgacaaagATTTCACTGACAAAAAACGCTCTCTATATCAAACTGAAAGTACTACcggaaggaagccataatagtagtacagtaatattcagatttcaaaatatcacatttttaaaatgtcacgtgtttcgttaagcatatggaaaactacaaagcggtggtgtgcaattcaatatgttaacattatccagcactttatgaagcaaaattacttaaTTCACTGTTGGCCGCTGCTGTAGCGTGACAGATAACTACACAGTGATTAAAAGGGCCTGCATTTTGAACGAagaccccacccccccacccaacCCCACCCCCCCAAGAAAATCCTTCAACAGCTCATGCAATCAGAGCGTAAGCCAATTCCCAGGCTGCCACTGGTCATTCGACCAGGGACAGAAGCTGAAGGACCGAGCTTGGCTCACCTTCCCGTTGCTGTGGTCGTACAGCCGGACGTTGGGCCACGTGGTCATGCCGGTCTGGAAGTAGCTGCACAGTTTGGCCAGGAGGGGCTTCCACTCCGCACAGTAGGTCAGCCGGTCAAACTCATCGAGAGCTTCCTCGGTCCAGGCCTCGGCTGAAAACGAAGAGACACGCGCTGGCTGTTACTCTCCTTACTGCGTCATCGCAGATCAGCAAGGCTTCCGTTTGTCTGTCCCCCACTGTCCATCCGTCCATCACCGTCCCCCCACCCcagacttttctactctcctttaagaattcaaacTGATCCCTGGTAAGCCTGTCGTGTCTCTCAAAATCGCACACCGAGAAATGCGTTAATATTTAAATTTACGGGTTTCTGTGacacaactaaatgggcttttttaaaaaaaaaattcatccaAGCCTTTCATTTTTCAATCGACAAGCAGAAACATGCAAACGAGATCGCGGCGCGTTAATAAGAGACTCATCTGTATTAAAAAGCGATCACGAAAAGTATTTAAACGCCGGGCAGGGCTGTATCACTGACTGCGTTTACATGAATAAAGAGGattcgcttctgctttgaaatgaaaaagtaagacagCCTGTTCAGGTGGGTCATTTCAATGATGTAACAGAACGGGGGGGGAGCTCTGAAGCTTGGTACTGGCTGCAGGACCAGCGTTGGGTGTTTAACTCTGTAACAGAGTCTGTAAAGAGAGTCCGAGTGTCCACTGATCACAGAATTAATTCTACGGCAAACCATCTTTGTAGCCTCTCTAATTGTCAACGATGACGTAAGCACCAACGTGATTGGCTCTAGGCTGTCATGTGACGCACCTCGTTGTGATCAGGATGGGGGGCAATTGCCAATTCCAATTCCGACAGGTCGCTGATCAATTTCAACAATGAAACTGGCTCCGAATGAAAGAagcagtcaatcaatcaatctcaaCGATTCTTAACGTCTCTCGAATATCAATTCCTTCTAAGTTAATTTTATAAGGAATTGGAAAAAAAACCAGGAATCGACTCCCATCTCCGCTTGCGATTGGGTGAggatcaaaaaaaataaaagacaaactcTCAAGGAGGCGGGACAGAAGAGAAGCTGAGTTTCTATACCCGGCAACGCCATCTAACATGCAGCTGCTTTAGGAGAGCTTTCCACTCACCGGCTGGGCAGATTCCAGCCAGGCTGCATTCGATGGCTTGGAACGGCAAGCTTAAAAAGTCACtcctgaaagaaaataaataaataaataattaattctcATAGTTCAACACAAAAAACTGTTTTTCaaatttctaaaaattaaaaaaaaaaggtttaaggaGAATTGTAAAAAATTTGATCTTTTTAAACATTTAGTGTTTCAAACTGTAAGCTATATACACCCCCAGCAGAGATGCTGCAGgacagggaggctgtgtggtccagtggttaaagaaaagggcttgtaaccaggaggtccccggttcaaatcccacctcagccactgactcattgtgtgaccctgagcaagtcacttaacctccttgtgctccgtctttcggctgagatgtagttgtaagtgactctgcagctgatgcatagttcacacaccctagtctctgtaagtcgccttggataaaggcgtctgctaaataaactaataataataatcccattcCCACTCCCCCCTCGCCCCTCCCCACCTGAGGGAGTGGATCCTGCCGGGAGGGATCTCCCCATTATCCCCGAAATCCACGTAGTAGAcgtcgacattcccgttgtccaGGAACCCCAGGACCCTCGCTCTGTGCCAGGATCCCTCCTGCCTGTAAGGGGCGGCTACGATATCGCCTGCCACGACGTTCAGTACCTCCTCCTGGGATGAACACAAATAACACGGCCGTGCGGATTTGAAAAGCAAGACCAGCTGTCCTTCCTTCATCTTTACAATCGAGTACCAAATCAACGTGATTGTTCGTGCGTTTGAAATCCGAGGTGCGGACATTTTTCACTTCCGTACAAATTTCAGACCATATaaaatctacagctctggccaagagttttgcatcacctagaattttaggattgagactgtAAATCGAAATaaatgacatcgcaaaagtctaccagagggaagccataacagcagtacaggatttcaaaatgtcacatttttccacttgtcagtttttcgttaagaatgtgggaaaactatacaaagcgttggtatgcaattcaatatgttaatgtgacattattcagcaggtttcattgcaCTTTATGAAGCtatagttcattctatagggggatgcaaaactgttggcaaCAGCTGTGCATGTAtctatattacacacacatttgtatttaaatttcgGTACAAAAGCCTACTTAAAACGAGTTCCTTTGGAGTTTTGTAAAGTTACCTTGTGCTAAAACATTACCAGAATCAATTTCAATGCTTTCAACTGACCAGAGTTCATTAGCTTCGgatgagatttaaaaaaacaagctcctattggaagtgactctgcagcagcagcagcagcagttgttgatgatgcatagttcacccccttagtctctgtaaatcgctttggataaaaaataagcgtctgctgaatgactaagTAATGCTAATCAAGGCCCATTCACAGTTTCACAGAGAGGGTTACCGTCTGGCCCGAGCTGGAGTAGAAGCGGCTCATCTCTCCAGTCAGCTGGTCCAGGTGCAAGGAACGCACCCCCAGGATCTGAATCCAGAAGTGTCCGGGATTCTCGCACGCAGAGACGTACACTTCCAGGTGCTCATCCGGAGAGAAACTGAGATCCGGACTGGGAACTGTGGGGGTGTGGGGGAAGAGGGTCCCAATTGAGAACTGGGAGAGCTACAGCAGAAGATCTtcaaatcagacacacctgaatCTGATATGAAATACAACGGCTATGccagcgatggaaataagactcccgttgcatagcagtgtgatccattcctggtttcactaggagtttaataataagacacacctgagcttgttacctagacactgtgGGGAGTACAGGTGCGAGGTCGTGGTAGGTCAACTATGATGTTACTGAGGGATGGCAATACGACTCCTAATGgccagcagtgtcacccattccaggttttactatgagcttgatcagccccagtgtgtctaggcaacaagctcaggtgtgtcttattattaaactcctagggaaaccaggaatggatcacactgctatgcaacaggagtcttatttccatcagtAAGACTTAACCCAATTCCATgtcccattcatttttaaattcaattccttccaagaaaatgcaatttatattttaaagacataATTGTCACAAcagttcaactgctttcattcaAAGTCAGTTTAATTGACTCACAAACAGCGGCTTCACAACAAAAATTCTTGAACTCTGAACAGCCGGCAAGACAATCTTTCTAAGTTAGAAAGTTTTGaagttatacttttttttttttccccctcatagTTTACTTGCTTTCGAATTTGGCGATGTCCTGGGGTGACTCTAGCTGGTCTGTCTGGTCCTGATCATCCTGTTCCGTGGTTCTCTGGTCTTCCTGCACGGACTCGGGTGTCCTGGCTGAGGAGGGGGTCCCGTTCCCCAGCACAGCCCCCgcgtctccctccctctccccctgtctctgcccctgcCCCAGAGACGGCTGCTTCCTCTGCTGCCTCTTGGCTGTTGACTGGAAAATCTTCTTCCGGAAGACTTCCTCTTCGATAACTTTCTCCATGATCAGCTCCTACAGAACGAAACTGTGTTAACTCGGGGGCATTCACTCTCCGTTAGTTTTTCAAACTGAGTTGCAGGTTTGGTTAGTTTTGgaagcacgtgtgtgtgtgtgtgtgtgtgtgaacgatCCAAATCGACTCTGTCCCTTTTCAGAGTTCGTTTTTAAAATCGAAACCGAACAGAGTCCTTCTCAAGAGGCGGTCTCAGTCCGTTTGGGGCAAAAGGACCGAGTTTGGTTCtgtgtttcagtgcaatgtgaaAAGTATAAAGTCAGACAGTTCAGAAGAGTCCTTTTGCAGTCAGCCAGTTAGTTTCCAAGTGAACTCAATTCGGTTAGCTTAGAAACCAACAGTAAGCTTTTTATCTTTGATTTtcaaattttacaattaaactatAGAAGTttattactattgcaattttataaaACTTTTATAATTGGACttaatttaaatatgaagcttgcattgtaaccctgcgctgccctgtaacacctgtgtgagtcgcctgggataaaggcgtctgacaaatacaaaaatcaataaatgccatttaaaaaaacactctGACCCACCTTGGCAGTCTCCACCTCTTTCCTGGTCCCCGTGATGGTTATCAACCCCTTCTCTCCCAGGCTGTGGCTCCTCTTCTCTCCAGAGCAGTTTACGCGGGCCCCAGAGTTTAGACAGAGTGTTTTGATGGACTCTCCCCTTCGACCTTCAATAATAAAAGGTTAGGTGTGTTAAGAGATacctgcagctctggccaaaagtttcgcctctatagaattaactaatttagcttcataaagtcaaatgaaacctgctggaataACGTTTTGAATTACACACTGTTTACTTAACAGAGAAACTGACACcaaattgaaaaacgtgacatttcgaaatctaacatgaaacacttttttttggtgATTATCGtcttgtagtttatttgattgcatgatgttaaaagaaagatctaaattatattcatatgttttttttttgtttgtttttttaaatcatgtgtcTATAGagcaacagggatggaaataaggctcccgtttcacagcggtttgatccattcctagttttactaagagtttaataaaacacacctgagcttgttagctagacacactggggctgatcaagctcatagtaaaacctggaatgggtgacactgctgtgcattaggagtctgattcccatccatgtttgtatgtatgtatatatggaaataagactcctgttgcatagcagtttcacccattacaggttttaatatatgcttgattagccacagtgtgtacaggtaacaagctcaggtgtctcttattaaactcatatcaTCTGTCACTGTACATATAAATTGTAATCCTAAATTGTTGcctcctagttcatattgtattctagcagtgttattattatacagagcatcctagttcatattgtattctagtagtgttattattatacagagcatcctagttcatattgtattctagtagtgttattattatacatagcatcctagttcatattggattctagtagtgttattattatacacagcatcctagttcatattgtattctagtagtgttattattatacatagcatcctagttcatattggattctagtagtgttattattatacacagcatcctagttcatattgtattctagtagtgttattattatacatagcatcctagttcatattgtattctagtagtgttattatttgcatttgctgtaaactacactgtatttaaatatgaagcttgcactgtaaccctgcgctgccctgtaacacctgtgtgagtcgccccCAAATAAACGGCCAAAACGTTGACCCCCACCCCCTTACCTATGATACGCCCCACTGCAGCCTTGGGCACCTCCATCTTCACGGTGACCTGCTGGTTTTCGGACACCAGCCTGGCGATGGAGACCCGAGCTCGGCTCACCTGCTCCGGGGAGCCCAGGAGGAGGAAGGTCCTGGAGGTCcggtcctcctcctcctcctcctcgatcTCAACCCGAGCCCCgctctgctgctgcagctgatCAGAGACAAGAACAGCAGCACACAGTCACTCGGGTACGAGAGGAGGCACAGCGTGCGAGggagtggggaggggaggggaggggaggggaggggtctaTTCGTACACCAgattacagggcagcagtgtggagtcgtggttagggctctggactcttgaccggagggtcgtgggttcaatcccagatcggggggacactgctgctgtacccttgagcaaggtactttacctagattgctccagtaaaaacccaactgtataaatgggtaattgtatgtaaaaataatgtgatatcttgtaacaattgtaagtggccctggataagagcgtcttaattaattaattaattaattaattaattaattaattaattaattaataataaatgcaaTGGATTTTCATTATGCTAATGGCTTGCCATTTTTTTAATCCGACATCGTTCTGCACTCTCCGTAGCCATAGCGCTAGCTCGGACTCTGAACTGGACAGATGTTCCACACATGCTCGGGGAAGGCGGACAGCAGATTCGAACCCCAATCCATCTCGTTTTGACAATACCTGCTTCAGGAAAGACCCTTTCCGTCGGGCGATGGACCGGAGCGCGTCCGCCGGGATTGTAACCCTGGATCCCGTGGAGTCTTCCCCAAAGTCTCCGACGCGCTTCTCTCCTACAAAAAGAGTTTAAAAACACACGACACAGTTAAAAGGACTGCAAAGCgaatcattaataaaacacattcagcAGCGGTGCTGTTAACAGTATCTCATCTTCATAGGAGCGCTAAAACAGGGTTCAGTTCCCTTTCAATCAGTTGCAAAACCTCACAGTTATTTCCACTCCTGAATTGGAACGGCAAAACTGGAACTGACCTCCAACCCTGGTTGATAAATTCATGCAGCATGAAATTTGATTACAAGTCTTACCTAGGACGgtgaaagaaacttaatacagagatggaaataagactcctgttgcatagcagtgtgatccattcctggtttcactaggagtttaataataagacacacctgagcttgttacctagacacactggggctgatcaagctggtagtaaaacctggaaagggtgacactgctgtgcaatgggagtctcattcgCAGCCCTGCTGTCTGTACCTGTGCTGCCCTTGTATCGGTGGTACAGTATGTATCCGATGGTGGCGCTGGCAGGGACCCCCAGGGCCAGAGCCACCTTCTGCCCCGTGGTCAGGCTGTGCCACGAGGCCTCGCCCACGGCTGACATCTTCCTCAACACCCTGGCAAGGTGGGACCTACAGCAGGAAATCAACAAGACTTAACACAGGGGGGGGGTCCCAGGGGTGTGGCAGTGAAGCCAGgggtgcaaataataacactactataaataataacaataactaaaaataataacactactagaatccaatctgaactaggatgctatgtataataataacactgctagaatacaatatgaactaggatgctatgtataataataacactactagaatccaatatgaactaggatgctatgtataataataacactactagaatacaatatgaactaggatgctatgtataataataacactactagaatccaatatgaactaggatgctatgtataataataacactactagaatacaatatgaactaggatgctgtgtataataataacactactagaatacaatatgaactaggatgctatgtataataataacactactagaatacaatatgaactaggatgctctgtataataataacactactagaatacaatatgaactaggatgctgtgtataataataacactactagaatacaatatgaactaggatgctctgtataataataacactactagaataaaatatgaactaggatgcagccagttaggatcacagcaagttatatctacagtgacatgttagcagtgcgatagtgcaaggatagcgcatcagctgaggatccataGTCAAGACAGGATGATGCAGTTTGACACAGAGAATGCGTCAGGTCCGAACGTGAGGGCGCAGGCAGGTTACGCAACAAGTGTGTGCTACACACGACAGGTCTTTGCAATCTGATTTCACACTTAATACAGTAGCAAGCCTAGTTTAACATTCAGCTGTATGTGGTCCAGGGTTTGAGGGCGGCAGTTTCCGTTAgttcaattaacttttttttttttaaatctcattacaggattccttaaaaaaaaaatccctttggcaattggaa
This region includes:
- the tdrkh gene encoding tudor and KH domain-containing protein isoform X3 produces the protein MSAVGEASWHSLTTGQKVALALGVPASATIGYILYHRYKGSTGEKRVGDFGEDSTGSRVTIPADALRSIARRKGSFLKQLQQQSGARVEIEEEEEEDRTSRTFLLLGSPEQVSRARVSIARLVSENQQVTVKMEVPKAAVGRIIGRRGESIKTLCLNSGARVNCSGEKRSHSLGEKGLITITGTRKEVETAKELIMEKVIEEEVFRKKIFQSTAKRQQRKQPSLGQGQRQGEREGDAGAVLGNGTPSSARTPESVQEDQRTTEQDDQDQTDQLESPQDIAKFEIPSPDLSFSPDEHLEVYVSACENPGHFWIQILGVRSLHLDQLTGEMSRFYSSSGQTEEVLNVVAGDIVAAPYRQEGSWHRARVLGFLDNGNVDVYYVDFGDNGEIPPGRIHSLRSDFLSLPFQAIECSLAGICPAAEAWTEEALDEFDRLTYCAEWKPLLAKLCSYFQTGMTTWPNVRLYDHSNGKNLDIGEELIRLGHAVRNQKKGAGDGTGPTEKGDSNPVSLQKMLDDVTGATSELSLSCLSLASEAASISGSGDDVLDDDSV